The Paraburkholderia caffeinilytica genome segment TCCTTGTCGAGTCGCGCGAACAGTTGGTCGGCATTCTTCAACGCGCTGTTCAGGTTCGAACCGATCTGGTCGAACGGCACCTTGTCGAGCTTCTTCGCAATGTCGGCGAGCTGCACCTGCAGTTCGTCGAGCGAGTTCGGAATGGTCGGCAACTCGAGCGGATCGCCCGTGACGTCGACCGTGGCCGGCGGCGCTTTCGGGAAGATATCGAGCGCGACGTACAACTGGCTCGTGATCAGATTGCCGGTCCGCAGCTGGCCGCGCAGGCCATGCTTGACGAGTTGCTGCAGCAAGGTTTGACCCGCGAGGCTGCCCGGTGCCGGCGCGGTTTCGCGGAAGCGCTTGCCGAGACGGTCCGGGTACAGATTCATCGTTACCGGCATGGTGAAGCTGCGCGTCTTTGGATCGTAGTCGATGCCGATGTTGGTCACCTGGCCCAGCACGATGCCGCGGAAATCGACGGTTGCGCCGACCGACAGCCCACGCAGCGACTGATTGAAGTTCATCACCACGCGCAATGGGACGCCGTCCGGTTCGCGCATCGCGTCCTGTTCATCCGAGCCGAGGCGGAATGTCGTGTTGTTCGGCGCCTGTGCGCCCACGCCCTGGCCTGGCGGCGACTGGAACGACAAGCCGCCGACGATCACCGTTGCAAGCGACTGCGTATTCAGCTTGAAGCCGCTCGAATCGAGCCGCAGATCGACGCCGCTCGCATGCCACCAGCGCGAATTGGTGCCGACATACTGGTCGAACGGCGCCGACACGAAGACCTGCATCGTCACGCCGGTGCCGTCCTTGTCCAGTGAGAAACCGACTACCTGGCCGACCTGCACGCGTCGGTAGAAAATCGGCGAACCGATGTCGATCGAGCCGAGCGAGTCGCCGTGCAGAATGAACTGGTGGCCCTTCTGGTCGCCGGTGATGGGCGGCGGCGTTTCCAGGCCGACGAAGTTCCTCTCGCTGTCCGGTGAATGGCCGGCGTCCGCGCCGATGTACGCGCCCGAGAGCAGCGTGGTCAGCCCGGATACGCCACTC includes the following:
- a CDS encoding intermembrane transport protein PqiB; this encodes MTSPQGPTPASDAPRNDSNGPKLPPELPDPEIEQRRRWLPSLVWVIPLIAALIGVALVIKSVTERGPTITITFVSAEGLEPGKTKVKYKDVDVGSVKTITLSKDLSHVLVQVQLTKEGEDFAVKDSRFWVVRPRVGASGVSGLTTLLSGAYIGADAGHSPDSERNFVGLETPPPITGDQKGHQFILHGDSLGSIDIGSPIFYRRVQVGQVVGFSLDKDGTGVTMQVFVSAPFDQYVGTNSRWWHASGVDLRLDSSGFKLNTQSLATVIVGGLSFQSPPGQGVGAQAPNNTTFRLGSDEQDAMREPDGVPLRVVMNFNQSLRGLSVGATVDFRGIVLGQVTNIGIDYDPKTRSFTMPVTMNLYPDRLGKRFRETAPAPGSLAGQTLLQQLVKHGLRGQLRTGNLITSQLYVALDIFPKAPPATVDVTGDPLELPTIPNSLDELQVQLADIAKKLDKVPFDQIGSNLNSALKNADQLFARLDKEVVPEARDTLAAAKRTFGSAEATLQQDSPLQSDVHQALQELTRTLQSLNALSDYLERHPESLLRGKTGDKP